The DNA sequence CGGCGTTTCTGACGGCGTATTTTTTCCGCGGCCTGGCGGCGCGCCGATTGCGCGCCCAAAACTTTTTCTTCAATTTTCTCGCATAATTCCCGCCGGGCCAGGAAGCGGTTGAGCTCCCGCGAGCGTGTCTGCTGGCATTTTACCATGAGACCGGTCGGCAGATGGAGCAGCTGCACGCAGGACGAGGTCTTGTTTATTTTCTGCCCGCCCCGGCCGGCGCCGCGGACGAAAGTTTCGCGCAAATCAACGGCGCGGACGCCGAGTTTGTCCATGCGGCCGGCAAGCGCTTTTTCCTTCTTTGTATTTACCGATGAGTCAACCATTTACGCTTTCGTTTCACAACGGATAGTTTTGGATTGAAACTTTGGCTTTCCGCACTATATTTCAATTTATCGCTTAAATTGCGCCGGTATGCCAAACACCCTGCAAACATGATAACAACCGTCCAGCAAAAGCAAAGTTATAAGTGGATCTACCATTTCTCTGTTTCCTCAAATATTTTTGCGGTCTTGACGGTTTTCGGCGCTCTTTTTCCTCTTTTTTGCGACGCCCTGGGGATGTCAAAGACTCAAATCGGTTTCGTTGTGTCCATTCTGCCGCTGTTATACATCACCTCTATTTTTTTATCAAACTGGATCATGCGCTGCGGTCCCCGCAGAATTTTTCTGCGCGCTTATTCCGTCAGGTATTGCATCCTTTTACTTCTGCCGCTGGCCGCGCTGGTGGCTAATCGCTACGGCAACCCGGCTGTTTTTTTATGGGTGGCGCTGAT is a window from the Kiritimatiellia bacterium genome containing:
- a CDS encoding peptide chain release factor-like protein, coding for MVDSSVNTKKEKALAGRMDKLGVRAVDLRETFVRGAGRGGQKINKTSSCVQLLHLPTGLMVKCQQTRSRELNRFLARRELCEKIEEKVLGAQSARRQAAEKIRRQKRRRSRRQRALMLEAKHLRSLKKQARRSVLSEA